The Syntrophotalea acetylenivorans genome contains the following window.
GCGTTGCTCATGGCGGTGTGGCGGCGCAAACCAAAGAACCCGGTGTTGGTCCACTCCGACCAAGGAACCCAGTACACGAGTAGCGACTGGCAGAATTTCCTAAAGACGCAAAATCTGCTGTGCAGCATGAGCCGCCGTGGTAATTGCTACGACAACGCTGTCGCAGAGAGCTTCTTCCAACTCTTAAAACGAGAGCGAATCAGACGCAAGACCTACAAGGACCGAGAAGAGGCCCGGCGCGATATCTTCAACTACATCGAAATGTTCTACAACCCGGTTCGCCGTCACGGTTACAATGACAACCTGTCGCCAATGGAGTTCGAAAGGCGCCATTTCAGCAAAACCCAGAGTGTCTAGTATTCTGGTGGCGATTCAAACTTTAGCCTAACGTCGCTTAGCGCGGCAGTGTTTAAAATCTTTAAGGGCGGTTTTTTATGGAGTTTTTATGAGAACAAAAGTTGCAGCTGTTGTGTTCAACTCAGTGTTCAGAGATGCTCGAGTTTTGAAGCAGGCTGAAAGTATGGAAAAAAATAATTATGAAGTTAAAGTTTTTGGCATACAAGATGAAAATAATAAGATTAGGAACCCTAAAACAAATTATCAGTTCGATATAATATTGAGTGAATGCCATTCGTACAGAAAGTTTTTGTTGTGCGGAATTTTAACCTTATTTTTTGTTTTTATTTTTCATAAAATTCCTGACCATGCTGGTTTTTTAAAAGGGATTGTTATTGTCTTTTTTTTGTTTGCATTTTTATTTCTTTTTAAGAAAAAAAACAAATAAAAATTAAAGTAAAAAGTAGTCTTCAAAAATTATTTCAAATTTTGAATGACAGGTCAGTTTTCTTTTCAAAGTTATATGAACTTGTTTTGTTGGTTCGTAGGATTTGGCTTTACCATGTATGGAAAAAATGTTTGATAAGAGAAATTTTAAAATTTAAGCCAGATGTGGTTCATTGTCATGATCTTGTTACGGTTCCAGTTGGGTTAAAAGTTAAAAAAATTATTGGCGCTAAAGTTGTTTATGATAGCCATGAAATTTTTACCAAGCTTTCCCATGCTACACCTATATGGGAATGGTGGTTTCATCGAGTTGAGGAGAAAATTTCACATAAAATCGATGGTTTTGTAACCATTAACAAAAGTATTGCTGATTATTTGAAAAAAGAATACCCGGCTTTGCCTGAACCGGTTTTGGTCAAAAACGCAACAAAGTTTAACGGAGGGAGAGGGGCTTATGATGGGAGGCTGCATAAGGCTACTGGTCTCCCTTTGGACCAAAAAATATTGCTCTATCAGGGGGGATATTCCCCGCATCGTGGATTAATTCAATTGGTAAAAGCTGGTGGACTTTTACCTCAAGGGTGGACACTTGTATTAATGGGGTGGGGAGGGCTTGAAGAGGACTTGCGCCAAATGGCTCACCAAGTTGACCCTGAGGGTGTCCGGATCAAATTTATTCCCCCTGCTCCGCAAACAGAGTTGGTTTGCTGGAGTGCTGGCGCTACCCTGGGCGTCATTCCCTATGAAAATATCAGTTTGAACCACTGGTATTGCACTCCTAACAAGTTATGGGAGTATCCTGCGGCTGGCGTCCCCATCCTGTGTAGTCCTTTCCCGGAGTTGTCTGCCGTAGTTGAAGCTTTTGGGGTTGGGGCCCTGCTGAACGATCCGGTAACCCCTGAGGCAATTGCTGCAGCGGTTGCGAATATGACAGCGGAGGATGTCCAGAAACAGGTTGAATCTTGTTGGGAGTTTATCCGAAAGGATAACTGGGGAGTTTACGAGCGGAATCTTATTGATTTATATAGGTCTGCCCTTTAATTCATCTATTGGTAAGGAAAAGAAGATGGTTGGCAGGATTTTTGATATGCCTTTTCAATCAATTCATAATTATTTGGGGAATTGCCTTTGGCTTTTGTCTGACGGGCTGAAAGGGTGGTGGCAATGCGTCTGGGTTATTTTATCAGGTTTTTTAGGTGCCACGAATTTTTCTGTTACCTTTCTCCTGTTGTTGGGGTATGCCCACTTTCAATTCGGTGGACGCGCGGTTAGTTTTAAAGGGATATCTTTGATTGTCCCTCTGGGACCTGGGGGAATATTTTGTATGCAGGGGGGTGGACTGATCATGGGGTTGCTCAGTGCGTATTGTATATATTGGGGGAAACGAGGTTCTCTCAACGTCGCTGAACAATATCATTTGGAGGCAGTACCAGCGGATTCAAATAGGATGATTGCCGCGATAAAGGACTCGGTTTAATATCGTGTCTGGATATTGGAAATCTGTTGCCACCATTATCTCTGGTGCGGCCGGAGCACAATTCGTTTTCTTCTTATCAATTCCTTTTCTTACGAGGTTGTATTCGCCTGAGATATTTGGGAAATATGCCGAACTATTTTCGCTTGCGTCCATTTTTGGTATGGTTGTTTTTTTGGGCCTAGAGCGTGCTCTTCCTTTGGTTCCCCATACTTTCCTTTCGCAATTTTTCAAATGGTTATCAAATGCCTTTGTGGGCATAAGTTTGATAGTTTTTTTCTTTTACGGGCTATATCTTTTTTTGGATGGAAGCTTTTCACTATTAAAGTGCATATTATTTTATTTGCTCATAGTCGGCGTCGGACTTTTAAATCTCTCCTCATATGTAGTTGTACGAACAGAGGCATTTAAACTAGAGGCTGGAGCTAGAGTTGCCCAGTCTATAATGATGGTACTTTTGCAGTTTGTTGCTGCTTTTATTGCTAAATCTAGCCTAATCCTCATGTCGGTCGATGCCTTTTCACGATTGTCCACCGGTATTTATATTCTTGTTAGGAGAGTAAGCCATCTATTGGCATGTGATAATAGTCGTCTTAAAGAAAAAAATAGTTCCTTAAAAGGAGCGCGCATTACTCCTGAATGTCAAAGATTTTGCCTAAGTGATTATAAGCTATTTTATACCTATGGATTATTTTCTACCTTATTGGTGGTGTCGGCCTCGAACCTTCCAGTTTTTCTTACTTCTTTAGTGTTTAGCCCAAGCATAGCTGCTACTTTCTTTTTGGCGCTGAGGCTTTCTACCGTGCCGATTACCCTTATAGGTACTTCTATTGGCAAGGTGTATTTCTCTGAAGCCTCAAAGAATATTTCGAACCCATGGAGGGTTAGGGAGCTTTTTATACAGAACCTTAGGAACTTGTCGTTGTTGTTTATCTGTGTGGTGACCCCGGGCATTCTTATCGGATGTCATATTCTACCATTTTTGTTC
Protein-coding sequences here:
- a CDS encoding glycosyltransferase, which produces MVRRIWLYHVWKKCLIREILKFKPDVVHCHDLVTVPVGLKVKKIIGAKVVYDSHEIFTKLSHATPIWEWWFHRVEEKISHKIDGFVTINKSIADYLKKEYPALPEPVLVKNATKFNGGRGAYDGRLHKATGLPLDQKILLYQGGYSPHRGLIQLVKAGGLLPQGWTLVLMGWGGLEEDLRQMAHQVDPEGVRIKFIPPAPQTELVCWSAGATLGVIPYENISLNHWYCTPNKLWEYPAAGVPILCSPFPELSAVVEAFGVGALLNDPVTPEAIAAAVANMTAEDVQKQVESCWEFIRKDNWGVYERNLIDLYRSAL
- a CDS encoding lipopolysaccharide biosynthesis protein, whose product is MSGYWKSVATIISGAAGAQFVFFLSIPFLTRLYSPEIFGKYAELFSLASIFGMVVFLGLERALPLVPHTFLSQFFKWLSNAFVGISLIVFFFYGLYLFLDGSFSLLKCILFYLLIVGVGLLNLSSYVVVRTEAFKLEAGARVAQSIMMVLLQFVAAFIAKSSLILMSVDAFSRLSTGIYILVRRVSHLLACDNSRLKEKNSSLKGARITPECQRFCLSDYKLFYTYGLFSTLLVVSASNLPVFLTSLVFSPSIAATFFLALRLSTVPITLIGTSIGKVYFSEASKNISNPWRVRELFIQNLRNLSLLFICVVTPGILIGCHILPFLFDSEWAPAVDYLLVLLPMMFFQFVVSPLSLTVTIFKRQQYDAIFSIVRLFFIVVPFASSHFFDADFLICLHLLVFLSSLSYGLFGFSCWKVINNECKKSVEAVI